A stretch of DNA from Paramisgurnus dabryanus chromosome 19, PD_genome_1.1, whole genome shotgun sequence:
GAAGCTGCGTGGAAACTTAATAATGGCCTGTTTGAAATCTGATGCTGTCTGAACTATGGAATGTTTACATGAGCGTTTAAGCACTGTTGATGGTGAGCCAAAGTGGCTGCATGTATTATGTCTTGTAAACCATGAGGATTTCAAAATCTTGCCACTTGAGATTTTATTATGCTAGCAGTAAATCTAGGCAACGCTTCAAAAGTTTCTGCGCACAGCTGTAATTGAACCAAAACCAATGAAGAGGAAAGTCATGATTAAATTACATCTGTTTCACAATCTGCTTGCTGTAACTTATGACCTTCCTGACCTCCTGACTTCCAGCTGGGTGATAAAGCTTAGCTTCTGGAAGAAAGATGTGTctcaacacaatctcatggcaattcgtattttacaaggtggctaatttgtattaatttatatttgtaCGTTTTATTATGATTTGCTTCCGCCCCGTGTCATTGGGGTTAAGGGTGGGGTTTTGGGTGggttttcattattgttttattataataattgttttgttgtatattataataatgtattatatattataggggtggcacggtcacAAAGCCCACGGTTCAGTTCGTATCACTGTTTTTTTGTGGTCATGGTTTTCGGTTCTGTACGGTTCTCATTAACAGTCTACAAATGTACTTCAAAATATGATATATAGCTTAATTATCCAAAATTTAGGATatagtaaaaacaaaactgttatatcatgtaatcatgcagaaactgaatttgacttggctttaagcacattattgggaccatctctgaggaaagctaggtgagattttgatacaggaagagagagaagacattgatgacatgcttttcatttactTGGCAAAAAAAGGAGAATGTGTATTGCTATCTCTACAGGAACTTATGTGccttttagcacacaaagattaAACTTGAAGCACACAAAGATTAAACTGAAGAATTAACAagaattatcaaaaaaaatttgtaactTTGCACGCGGCTCCCTAACCCAAGAAGCACAAGTTCAAGGCGAATCTAACGTCTCATCAAGCCAGCACACAGTCTGTGCGTCGAGTATAAACACCTCCCCAAACGGACCTTTGCGCTGTGGAGCCAGACGAAAGTATACAAGGCTTCAGGTAACATACGGGCACGAGGCTACATTACGCATGCGCCGAACCGTGCGACACACACACGCTCCGTACCAAGACGAGCGAACCAAACGGTTCAGATGTTTTTTCATGTACtgttagccaactcgtaaaatgtGTACACACTGTATAAGTTAATTCAACTTCAAAATAAcagttaactaaaaaaaaactgtcgaaattgttaaataatatttttaagttgaattaactcaaaattcaaaggcaaccaggtaacatacttttttaagttgaaccaacaaatcttttttacagtgtacacattttacgagttggctaatttgtatgaattcgtacaaagtgaatcgtacaaaaactattataataataaaacaataatgaaattgattattataatatataataaatcaattattataataaacaataatgaaaccacacccctaaccccaatgacACGGGCCGAaagcaaattgcacaaattgtacaaatataaattaatacgaattagccaccttgtgaAATATGTTTACGAATTGACATGAGATTGTGTTCGGATGACACATCTTTCTTCTAGGAATTGGAGCCACCatgcatggccccgcccctaacacaatgccgagcatccattcaggttgtagtgGTATTTAAAAATTGAAAGAAAGAGACAGTGGCTTTCCCATGAGTGGGCATGGTTTCAGCACCGACAGCGAACACTGCTGAACAATTTTGAGAATTGCCATTTTtccatcattcaaatttggtggggtggttaataacacattttgctgtggtgtgacaaactcagaacacattaatatctgactttacaGGAACTTTAAAGTGTTATTCTTGTAAGCCTATATATGACTGGTTGACTTTACACCTTTTAAACCATGTTCAATACTTAAAGCACTATGATCACTATTGATTGACAGTCATACTGTCATTGTTAAAGTTCAGCCCAATTACGATGCAGCATTCACCAGTGTTTTTAAATAGCCCGTGCTTTGGTCTCAGTAGATGAAGTGGATAAAATCCGTCTATGGAGAATTTACACCTGTTCCTAGCTGATTTTGTAGTGTACAGTATGATCTGTTCGGTTTGCCTTTGCTACTGGCAATGAGTCAGTTAATTACAGTGGAAAAAAGCTCTGGCAGGGCCCACAAGCGAGAATGACCTCAAATATCCATGTTCTCTAAATCACATGCAAACATAACACAAATACCATCAAGTGTGGTCTCTGTGACACCTGTTTATGTCATAACAAAGCAGAAGTAGATATATTTTTTCATTGAGAGCCGGGTGTTTTACTCTAAAGGGAGAGGAAGCGCAGAAAACCTGTTCTGTTCCTGCTTAACTGCATGACAACCACACACATCAGACACTGAGTCATCACACAGATATTCGACTGTCAATGGAAACACGGTAACTAAATATAATCATTCTTTTAATGTTAAATACTCAACCTGACCATGTTTGATAAACCTGAACACAGAGGCATCTATTATGTCACAAATTCAGGGAATCAGGAGGACAACGCGTTCCGAAGTATTACACACTTATTTTTTGGAACAGCATGAACTTTCCTTTTGTTATGAAATATTGACAGTGAATGCAGAAGCATCCATCAAATTTTTTGGGCATGTGCTTGCATTTTATTTTAGACTTTGATCGCTAGTCCACAAAACACTTATTTAtctttgttattaaaaaaaattacacttgGATAAATTTGTGGTATTTgaagcatttaaaaataaaggctgCTTTGCtctttattgtaaaaaaaaaaatgcagcatgaaccAATTACTTGGTTttacaagtcaattcaacctactgtTTTCAGTTTTACCTGTAATaatttgacataacttataaaaaaaattatttagtttttaagttaaagtaacataaaaatatatgttgatttgacaaaatgctgcatttttacagtgttggtgaaacaggtgtttttttttcatttccttACAAATTAAGAGCAGGGACAACCAATAAAAGCGAGACAAAAATTCCAATATAGTGACTGTTGTTGTAAGACATAAAAGCATATGTAGCCGATTACAAAGCACTGATCCACATCTTGTGGTCACACAATTTCCTAGCTAGTCGCTCAAATTGATTTTGTGAGTCACATGCATTTGCAGTTTCGCAAGATTGCTTTATAATATACATTctcgttttgttttaaataaacaagcATTTATTTGCGATACAGATCTACTGTATGGTTATTCTACAAAAGGCACCACCACTCCCTGTCTTTCTCTTTATGCTGATGACTCATCAGCACATAAACAAATATGAACTGCAAATAATAGAGTACTTCCCCCATTCCTCACGCATTTTTTGTGAGGCCATTATGTCATATAGGTTGACACGTTGTCAGGAAGATGTTAACTTCTAAACATAGGCTACTGGTGGTGAGAAAATAAGCACACATAGAGCAGCTCACTAAACACAGACTGTAATAGGCTACTCTGAATGTCGAAATAAAGTAAATCATTGTCTAGCATGTGTTTTCATGAAGCACTATGAAAAATATGAATGTATTAACGTCCTTGGATTTAATCATGCGAAACATTTAGACTAATTTGTGCAAATACACAGTTTAAAGGAATTTCAAAGCTGCAATTTTACTTTCACCTTACTTAAACAATTTGCGTGCATCTGACTGTTGCTAAACAACAAATGAACTTGTTTAACATTCAGGAAGGTGAATGGCATGTGGCGATTGCTCAATCGTCGAGACTGCAATGAATGTGTCACTAGAGAGTCCAAACCGGGCGGAGTTCCAGCATTGGGAAGTCCGATTCTTTTAGGCGAATCGGTTTGTTCGAACGCTTTGTTTTGAACTGATTCACTGAGTATTTTAGTCATCACTATTTAGAGGTGTCCCCAAAGATCTCACGTTAAATTGAACGActgtttgtaataaaattaAACTCTAATATAAATCAGTTATTTTAAATTGTGCTCAATAATTTGTTATAAAATCCTTTACGTTTAAAAACGTCACCAATCACACAGGTTAATTCCTAAGGTTTTCACATACAATGTTTCTCAACTAGGCCCCCGGTGCCCACTAGAGGGCCTCATGATGACTTCAAGTAAGACAAACCGCTGTTAAAATTAGCTTAAAAGCACATTTTcaattgctaaaaacaacgttatttggtataatacaatgtgttcgcgtgatttatggttaaaaaacacattattttccacataccgtacatttttttgtagctctcgatttcactctcttcctgaaacgcacggattttgtacaaaactgtccctgattggccagtacgttgtgattggtctgaatacctctgacgtcagccggaaatgtgacgctccttaccatgtatGATCATGTCGGTCTTGTTTACATCACCAATCAAGTAAACTGTTGCCGACAAtctaagaaaagagatttacggtGGAGACggtaactcgcgtcatcgtttactttggtgtttgtacattttgcatatcGTAAACATTTaatacacttacacacaaaaggaaatgtaaaatcgtgaattgaACTATTTAAAAACAAGATCAATGATTTCAGttcaaatattattttaacaaaatgctTTCTAGACATACTAAGCTCTAAATTGCTTTATTTGGTAAaaattttaaaagtttaaaagcCTCCACTGCAGTGGAGCTGTTTAGCTTGGCGAAACGATTCGAATGTATCTTTAAAACGAATCGGTTCACAAAAACGATTCGTTTGTGAATCGGACATCGCTACAGCCGATAGTAGAGCTCAGACAACAGCATCAGTAGTTGAATGAGACGGACTGAGATCCATACCGGCAATATTTCACACGACACAGCTGCTTCATACAGCACCGGGCTTCAGTATTCTCACGAGAAGacaaaagcaaaaaatctgaATAATAATGGATGAGCAAATATACGATACAGATACTTTTTTGCATTTCACGCTTCCATTGATGAACAACTAGGatcttttttttccttttgcagCGGGGCAGGGATCTTTCATGTGCAATTTGTCGGATTAGTCGGACTCTCTGTTACAAAATATTCGTGTTTACATTaactcttgtttttttttaaaaaaaaaatgagcgTGCATTGGATTCATAATCCTATTCCGGGAAGACACAGACACAAGCGCTTTGACACAGATGAGCCCGTAGCGAAATGTCCCAGGCTCAGCGAGTCGTCGGGTGATGCGGGTCTGCTGGGTTCATCACCCGGATCTCCGGTCAGCGGAGCGCCTCTGAGCGTCAGCCCAACCCATCAGTGTCCCGCTCACATCGGCCAGTTTCTGCTGGTGCCCCTGACCGATCGACCGGGGGTGCACAGCGCTTTAGATATGGACACGGGAGAAGAACTGGTCTGCAAGGtaaacaactttattttgtattttaaatatcaaataTGATGTGAACTAACATGGTATTTAGCATGCTTTAGTAGTTAGGTGCATATGAAGTTTACTTAAGATTCTAAGCAGACTAAGTTTTATTTAGCCTATTCATTATTTTATGTTTGATTTAAACAAgtaatatatgtaaatattttcatttaatattaaacaaatgGCTTAGGGGCATGCACTGTACGACCTCcgatatatttaaatatatgctatgAAATAAACTGAAgagttttaacatttttaatacacCTAAAGCATTTCTATTCCTGTACGTTTTGGGGGGCAGGGGAGCAAGGGTAATCCAAATGATCTGTAAGTTTAATATTGTAGTCAGTTTAGGCTAGGTACTATAAATGCACCAGCCTCAAATATGAAAGGTCTAAATGTAGTATTCATCTTATAGTATTACATGTAATCCTATTGAGCTTACAAGCATTAAATACTGACTTTCATTGAAGCAAATGTGCTGATTTAAACATTCTGTAAAGAAAATCTAACCGTAAGCATTATGGTGAATGTTCATAATTCATAATTGATTTTATCAGGTCAAAATTGTAGCCATCTTTcacaagtttatttttattgccatCTGCAGGTGTTTAATATGGGCCAGTACCAGGAGAAAATCAGAGCCTACAGCATGCTGTCAAGGCATAAGAACATTGCACAGATCAAAGACATAGTTCTTGGAGAGAGCAAGGCCTATGTGTTCCAGGAGAAAGATTTTGGAGACATGCACACCTTTGTAAAGAGCAGCAAAAGGCTTTCTGAAGACCTGGCCTCAAAGCTTTTCTACCAGGTGGCATCGGCTGTGAACCACTGCCACCAGGGCGGCGTTGTTTTGGGGGACCTTAAGCTACGCAAGGTTGTGTTCTCAGATGTAAAAAGGTAAGAGTGATtgttatatacatataaatacatgTGCAAGTTTGAGATCTGAAATCTTGTGGGTCGTGTCAGGTGCGTTACCTCGATGCTGTGACATCAATGCAGTTCTGAAAATAATTCTGGTTTAACTCTCGCTTCCCTTTGGCTTTGTGGCACATCGCAGGTGATCGGTGCCGGTTCCCTAAAGATTCAAAGGAACAAACTCATGGCACTCAAATTACTCATATTTCTTCATAAGAGGAACAGCCCTGGTTATTTAATCTCTGAATCTGTGTCATCTGTTCTGTAGAAATGAAAGTCCTAGGTGTGGGAATTATGTATAAAATGCAAATGGCATACATTTGCAGCATTTGCAGTAGTATTAGATGGAATCAGACACCTATTGTGTCCAATATTAAATTCAAATCACACCCCATCTGCAGTCATGTAGATTTTTGTTTGTCATTTCCAGGACAAGATTTTAAATGCTGACCTTTGGCCATGTGCATGATTGCGTGAAAATGTGAATAGTATAAGAGGAATCATTTTATAGCAGGCAACGGGTGCAGCGAGATGAGTCATAGCAACGCACACTCACCATTCAGAAtcatgtacagtacagtacgtACAGATGCAATACTTCAATCCTGAATGCAGCATTGTTTTAAGGTGAGGAGGGTCAGTGTTGCACTGTGTCCTCTGTGTCCCTATGGTTTCGATTAGGCACTACAAAGAAATAGTGATGATACTGAGATGATTAGGACAGTGCAACATTGGCAGAGTTACAGCCTGTCGTGACAAACGCGTGTAGCACAGACGTGACCAGGGCATGCTGACATTTGTGCGGACCAGAAAGCTGCAAAGTTCCTGTTGTTGTTAAGAGTTCACACTGACTTATAAAGTAGTGCAAATTTGCAATAGCCATGTCATGCAACAATTAATACGTTGATGTGACATGTCTATAATAGTTTAACTCTATGCAACCGGATAAACAGGCGATTAACTGTTTGTAGGACTAAAATTGAGAACTGCTCCTGTAGTCAAGTACTATATATAGGCAAAATAGAGAAGTTAATGATTTTATGGTTACATTTTATGATTGTCCTAAGCTCACATACAGATATATAATGGAAacaagcattgcattagcatctGGGAGGTCATGGATTTAATTCCCAGAGAGCACAcgtactgataaaaaatgtatatattaaatgCACTCtcaaagtcactttggataaaagtgtctgcagaatgcataaatgtaaatgtttgtttaaaatgtatttaaattatGATGTCATGTATTATACAGTATGCAATTTTAGAAGCAAGATAAATGATTTTATCAGTATCATTTGTAATAATCAGATATATATTAATAATGTGACAGGCAGCAACGAGCGGCATAAAGTCCTACATTACAGCATTTTGGTGTACTCCATCTTTTCATTTCGACAAACGTGATGTTTCCATACCTGAAATAACTTTTGCAAAACGCAGTGATGATAAGCATCAGGCGACTATCGTTGAAACATCGATTATGCTGAGATACGCTCACAAAGAGACCGGCTTACCTGGAATGTGTCTGTTTGATTGTGAAACAGACGCACACAGGCTGGGCAGGGCCTGTGTTCATGTGTCACGGATGTAACGGTGGCGTTCATAGGGTATAATGAAGCACAGGCAGATGCCGTGAGCATGAGACACAGGTGCAGAGAGAACACAGCAGACCTGCACCACACTCGTATCTGTCCTGACTCTCAGTCTCTGTGtcagtcacacacacacacagggctaTGACTCATTCTCTCCACCTCTGGTAAAATGCTGTTGTGTCATCCGCAACCCCCCAAACTGTGGCTGATAGCCGGTGATGAAACACAATACCATGCAGCTCATGTTTTACTGAGGGATACcagctcacacacacacagagatgtaTACTCATGGGTCATAAAGTCTTACTGTTAATGTGCACAGGGATATTCCTAGAGTAGTACTGGATATATCTCCCACTGGAAATTGAGCTAAGTTTAGCCGAGAGTCGGCAGGATTACATTAGAGAGCACTGGAGAGATGAAGCGTGTTTATTTTGTGCGCACGCTGTGGAAACTTCCGTGCGTGCTTTTGTTTAAATGGGGGCCATAATTAGACAAGGCCCTGTTCTATAGTATGTATAGACTGAGGATCAGACCACTCGTACACAAATAGCACATGAGTTAGTTCGGCTCAATGCATAATAAAAGACTTCAAACATGGCTGTATTTACAGTAGCAATGCACATTGTATTGAGATACAGAATCCATCACTGACAGGCCCACAAAACCCCATGCAGAGCATTTATGCAGAACACTAAAAATGATGGGTTACTTTTTTTACGCAGACTGGGTAAATGTTGGACaaaacccagcagttgggttaaaaaaaaacagagttgTGTTTGTAACAACccagtacactgcaaaaaatgactttcttactttaagaatttttatcaccccattggcagatatttttgcttgtttt
This window harbors:
- the trib1 gene encoding tribbles homolog 1, coding for MSVHWIHNPIPGRHRHKRFDTDEPVAKCPRLSESSGDAGLLGSSPGSPVSGAPLSVSPTHQCPAHIGQFLLVPLTDRPGVHSALDMDTGEELVCKVFNMGQYQEKIRAYSMLSRHKNIAQIKDIVLGESKAYVFQEKDFGDMHTFVKSSKRLSEDLASKLFYQVASAVNHCHQGGVVLGDLKLRKVVFSDVKRTHLKLEGLEDCRILSGEDDSMFDTHGCPAYVSPEILNGGGSYSGKQADSWSLGVMLYTMLVGRYPFHDPDPATLFSKIRRGTYCLPEGLSMRARCLLRSLLRKDPSERLTSAEVLIHPWFHENTQDTGNAEQEVNSREQAVPQIEVEQDEDLFS